CCCCTGAAAATCTAAGTCGAGCACAACATCATATCCGAACTTGTTGAGAATCTCGTCCACCTTCGGACGTAGGTCCGCTAATCTATTGGCTAATTCTCTATTAAAATTAACTATCTGTCTTTCAAGAGCGGTAATTTGGGTTTTCGCGTTTCTGCGGGGAAATGGCGGCTGAATGGCACTCCAATCCTCGGCAAGGCTTCGCTCTGTCACCGGATTGATGGTATTTGCCAGCAGCCCATCAACCAACAAATCGAACAAATTCACGGTATCGTTTTCACGATGAAGATAGTGTGTTTCTAACAGTGCCTTATAGTCAAGGAACCCCTTTACTTTTGAAGCTTCGGTAATCAACTCGTCATTTGTCTCACCTGTAACACGCTGTGACCATTCATAGGTATTCTTCTTTGACCACCGGTCGGCGCGGAGAGAAAGCTTAATGTGCCCTGGGTCTTGAATAAAAATATTTTGATGGTTTTCAAAGGCAGGACTTTTGTTGCCTTCGTTGTTCTCGTCTACACCGGATTCAAGGAAGTGCTTTAGCGCGAGATATAGCGACGATTTGCCGCTCCCGTTTTCACCATAAACCAGTAGATTCTTGCCTGTTTTGCCCAGATCAATTTGATAAGTTGCAGGAAAGGCTCTGAAGTTTTTAATCTCAATGTCGGTAATTCTCACAATTTCCCCTGAATGACGCGAACAGGTTTTACACTGTCTACAAAGAAAAGGTTACGCCGGATTGGATGCGTTCTTTCATATAGCATCTCAAAGATGTCTCGCAACGCAGGCATCTTATCTCCTTGAATTTCTTCACACAAAGGCAACTGTTCCTCCAACAACGGTTGGAAAAAGTGCTTGTCTCCTTTGTGAAGATCCTCAGGTAGGTAAGACTCATAGACCAAACCATCAATAATTCGTTCAAAATACCCGAGCATCACGGCATCGCGAGCGTGTGCCAAATCCTTGCTATCTGTTGTTGGCTGCTGCTGGAGATAGATCAGGTAATCAACGATTTTAGCAATTAGTGCTTTCTGTATTGACGTAAGGTCGGGAATCGGAATCTGTTGGATATATCCGCTCCGCGCCCGAAGAGGATCGATTGTTAATTGCTTCGATACCTGTGAATAAAACCACTCTACTGTGCGGGAATTGAGGAGCCCGCAGAGCCACTTTTCCTCGGTTGGGATAAGATAGGCGGTTTTGTCATAATAATAGCCGGCTGTATCAACAGCAAAAGTCTGATGGTTATAGGTATTTGGACAGACCAGTTTCGGTTGTGCAAAACGCTCCACATCCCTAAGAGATACTTGAAGTTCATACCACTTCTGTTTGCCTTTTCTTTTTTCCAGGCTTTCGTTATGCTTTTCCAAATACTTCAGAATTGCTGGGTAGTCGTCTATCGCGATGCCGCGATGGGTGAAGATTAACCATTGCTGCGGTGTATCAACGTGCCAACGCCTTAAATCCCGCCCGTGCAAAAACGGCTTCAAAATATCAGTGGATGAGGGATGTGCCGCAATGAGTTCACTCCGTGTTGTTTTGTTTACCACAAATACCTCAGTGGGTGCCGTGTTGATTCCGAAGGCAGGCTTTGCCTTGATGTACTCGCTTAATGGTGGCCCAACATTGCGAAGCTGCTCACGTAAATTCACCACATTCGAGGATTTAATAGGATTGCCATCGGCATCCAACACTTTTTGTGTCTTCGGGTAACGGGTCCGCCGACGTTGTGTCAGCAGAAGCGCGAGGTCCTCTGGCAATTTGACGAGGCGATTCTTCTGATACGTCTCAACATCTTTGTAGGAATTGTGGAACACTGCAATGATGTCAACGCCCAACCGTTTAGCGGTTATGAAATCAGTTTTGGCTTTGTCCCATTCTTTTTGACATAACCACGCTTCCCCACGAAGGTAGTACGCTCGAGCCAACTGAGAGTCCTGTTGAATCGCTGTGGTATAGTCCTCAATAGCCTTATCAAAATCACCTTTGTTGAAATAGACTATACCGCGATTGTTATAGGCACCAGCAAATTTCGGATTTAGCTCTATTGCTTTGTTATAGTCTTTTATAGCTTTTTCAAACTCGCCTTTCTCAGCGTAGTTAACCCCGCGTACACTGTATGCCTCGGCATAACCGGGTTTTAGTTGTATAGCTTTGGTAAAATCTTTTATGGCGTTGGCATAGTCATTTTTGACAGTATAAGCACGGCCTCGATTGTGATATACCTCAGCAAGATTGGGTTTTAGTTTTATCGCTTTGGTAAAGTCGCTGATAGCGTTATCAACCTCGCCCTTGTCAACGTAAGCATTACCCCGATTGTTATATGCCTCGGCGAAATCTGTTTTGTGTTCTATTGCTTCTGTATAGTCCCTGATAGCATTATCAAAATCACCCTTTTTAGTATAGACAATGCCCCGGCCGTAATAAGGGGTGGCATAATCTGGTTTGAGTTGTACCGCCTTACTAAAGTCCGCAATGGCGTTATCAAGATCACCTTTGCGACCATAAATAATGCCCCTATTGTTATAGACTCTCGCGTTAAGCGGGTTAAGGTTGATAGCATTGGAGTACGCACCAATTGCCATATCCAGTTGTCCAAGCAGAAACAGAATATTCCCATGTTGAAAATCCATTTCAGCATGTAGTTCCTTTTCAGAAATTTTGGATGAGGAAGCTGCTTGAATCTGAATCTTTTTAAGGACTCTTCGAATACCATCTACTACATTTTGCCAACCATCACTTTCAGGTTGCCATTTGTTAATCGGATTTCCTTTATCAGGAAGAGCTTGGAAATCACTCAGTTGATGATTTAGCCAATCGCAGTTCTCAAGGATAATTGGAATCACCCTTATCTCTGCATTCAGTGCCGCTGCTAATTCCTTATTACAGTTTTCAGATTCAAGACTATAAGTGGAAGTGAGATAGAGGAGAAGGTCAGAGTCAGCAAGGTTATTGAAAATAGCGTCACGCCATTTGTCCCCTGGCAGAATTTCATTGTCATGCCAGATGCTTATTATGCCTTCACGTTTCAGCAAGGCAAGACCTGTTATCAATTTGTCCTTTTCTGCCGTATTTTTATGTGAGTAGGTAATAAAAACTTTTAACTGTTGGCTCACAGTTTCCTCCCCTCCACAATACGAATTTCTTGAGGTAATAATAACATGCCAGACGAATGGATGTCAACCGAATTTGGGGATATGATACCCACTTAATTTCAAGTGTCACATACCGCTCCGCTGGAGCGGAAGATTGGAAACGCCACGCGGGCTATAGACATATCGCTCCGCTGGAACGAGGATGTGACGCATTTACCTATTATCCCTATTTTCCCTTCAAACTTCTCGCCTTCCGCAACCGTGATTCCACAAGATTCACAACCGCTTCATACACTCCATCCCGTTCGCCTTGCGTGAGATTGAGGGTGTCGAAAATAATCGCATCAAGCGCGCGACGGTGATCTGAGGGATCAAGCATTTCCCAAGCAACTGATGTGAATATTTCTTTATTCTCAAATGCAAAGGTTTTTGGGTCTAAACAAAGCAACTCCGAAACTTCATAGGTCTGAATCTTCAATAAACCACCACCGAAATTAGAACGTCCCGCTATATTTACCATCAGTTGAAACAATGACGAATTCAAGGAGGCACATAAAGGTAATATTAAATCCGAATCCGTGTGGATTTCCTGAAAATTGTCGCTTGTATAACAACCGTCTTGGGCGTACAGAGTTCTTGCAGTTGAGGAAATCAGATAGTTAAAAGAAAGCAATGGAATTTGACGTTCTCCCAAATCCCACCAGCGTGTGCGGACTCGGCAACTCGGTCTCCGATGATATCCCTGTGACTCGCCCCATTCAATATACGCCAACACCGCAGTGCCGGATAACGCGGCTTTATCTGCATGGCACATAAACAACTTGAACTGTAACTGACTCGGATCCACACGGATGCTTTTGCATTCCCGTGGACTCTTGATGATAGGCTTCAGAAATTCATCCTCAATGCCCCATGCCTGAACCCGTTCCGCATCAAGATAGAAGAACTCATTGGCACCTGTTGTGAAACCACGCCGTACCTCCGCAACGTCACTGAGACGGACCAGTTTATCTTTCCCTTTCTCCAGAATTGTCCAATAAATGCCAGGGGCGCGTAGATATTTCCCACCCCACTTGTCCCCGGTGTATCTGTTATCGCGCATGCCCGCTTGTGCCAACTCAGGATAGGTAGGCATTCGCTCGCGACGGTTTTCCACGTTTGGATCGCCTATGAATGTCTTGAAGGTAAGAAAACGGATGTGGGAATCCGCATCGGGAGTCCCGTTGTAGAGAATACTGACAATGGTGTTGATGTCCGCACTCTCAAACTCTCGTTCCGCCTCGCTGTAGCAGATAACGGCACCCGCGGTGTTGTCCAATAGATACTTCTGTAATGGCGCACCGTAGTTCACATCCAGCCAACTGTTGGAACAGATAAAGGTATGTGTGCCGTTTGCGTTGAGCAGTTGAAGCCCGCGTTCATAAAAGTAGACGTAGAGGTCTGCAGCTCCCGTGTAACAGGTGTATCGTTTTTTCAATATGGGTTTGAGTGCCTTGATTTTCTCTTGACGGACATAAGGCGGATTGCCAATTACGACATCAAATCCGTCTGTGATGCCGAACATCCACTCGGGGTCAAAGAAGTCTGCGGTGGCGTTCTGGTCGTAAGGATCCCAGTTGGCAATTTTTTCCGTCGTCTCACTCGGAAACCCGTCCGACTGCAACAACGCGCTAATCTCGGCGCGGAGTTCCGTGTCGCGGTTGCGATACCGGTCTTTGGTACGGGGTGTTCGTGCGGTGAAGTGTCTACGGCGCACCTCCTCCAATGCCTTCTCTTTGGTGTCTATCTCTGGATTGCGGAGGAGAAGTTGGGTGGGTTTCTCCACATCGAGGAGTGAATTCGCCGCGACGAACTTCGTCTCCAGATTCGGCAACGGACGCACGCCTCGGTTTTCGCGTGTGTTATCAACCTCCTGCTCTACAATCAGGGAAATGAAGAATCGGAGTTTAGCGATCTGGGTCGCAATCGGTTGGATGTCTACCCCGTAGATGCAGTTCTCTATCAGGTAAAGTTTTCTGCCGTAGTCGAGTGCGTTGCGTTCAAATGCCTCGTTGATGCTCTCAATTTCGCCCTCTAATTCGTCAATCGTGCTTTCACGGATAACGCTGTCGTCAATCTTTTCTGCTGTCGCGATGGTCTTTTCGACTCTGTCAATCTGGCGTTGCCGCCATTGGGCGTTGCGGGGATCGAGTTTACCGAGCAAAAAGACGAGTTTGTGGAGGATCCCCATCGGGAAGGCACCAGAGCCGCACGCGGGATCGAGGATCTTGAGCGTGTCTATGGCGTTAATGAGATGTTCCACTTCGGTATCGGTGAATTGATGGGGTTCATCGTTGTAGGACAGGAGGTGACGGAGTTTGGTCTCTGACGGGCAATGAATGGTTTCCCTACTACAAACCGCGTTTTTGAGATAGGCGATGAGGGATTCGTCTACCATGTAGTTGACGATCTCACGGGGTGTGTAGAACGACCCGGTCTGTTTACGCGCAGTCGTGCCGGTTTCGGGGTTATACGCGGCGAGTAGATTCTCAAATACCTGACCGAGTAGCTCTGGATCCAGGGCGACCTCTTCTTCTATCGGTGTGTTCTCAGCAATCGTGAACTTGTAGCGATTGAGGATGTGGATTAAACCCCGAACGGTATACCGGCTGTTTTTTGTGTCGTAGACGGCGTTGAGATTTACGGCTTGCGGTTCGGAGAAGAAGAGCTCGTTTGGGACATGGAGCGGGTTATCCTCCCTGTCAGAGAAACCATCTACACGCAAGATCATTTTAGCATCGTCTGGTGCAGGTTTGTCGAGACATTCAAACAAGCCTCCGTTGAGGAACGGAATCGTCTCAAACAAGCGAAGTGCTACATCTGGATCAGTGAAATAACGTTTGTAGCGATAGAGCGATGTGATATTATAGTGTTGTCGCCCCTCGCCGCGGAACTTGCGGGTATTCGGTTTTTCAGGCGTGTTCATCTCTTGATTCAATGTTGCGAAGAACAGGTTCTGGAGGATCGCCTTGTAATAGGTGCTTTCCTGGGTTTCAACACTCGTGAGTAGCTCTGCAATGTCGGTTTCGTCAAACAGAACGTTCGGCACGAGGTTTTGCTCCTTGAGAAACCAGACGAAGATGAGCCGTGTTATCAGGCGGATGATGCAGGTGGCGTTGTGGACATCGCGGTTAGAAACCGCTCCCACCGATTCACCGGCATCGGGTGGAAACGCCACTTTTCCAACTGCCCAGAAATACCAATCGGCAATCTCTTTGAAGAAGCGTCTGTTGAGTTCGGAGGTATCCAGCGTTTTCTGCCACGCCTGATGCAGCTCAAGGAAATTCGTAAACCCGTGCTGCTGATAGAGTCCATCCAGCGACAACTCCGCCAAGATGTCAAGGTGTGCGCGATGCGGATTCACAACATCAATATCCTTGATGAGCGTTACTTTCTCCAAGACATCACGATCGCTATCACGCTGACTCGGTCTACGGTTGATAATCGCGAAGGTGAGCGTGCGTCCATGCTGGAAAATCAGCAGTGCGGGCATTGTATAGAGTTTGTTAATCTCTCGCGTGATAGTGGCGAGTGCCGTGCGGGAATAGGTATCCGCCTTGAGTTTAATGGCGAGAAAGAGATAGGAATAATAGATGGTCTCATCAACGCCTCGGTTTTCATGGAAGATTATGGTTTCTTGTGTATGCTGTCTGATTTCATCAGCCGTGAGTTGGAAGAGGAAGTCTACGGTCTGCCATTCATGGAGCAGTGTGTTCTCTCGGTTCATCCGTCTGTGAGTGTCAAAGTCTTCGAGGAATGCCTTGACGGTATTGGACGAGCGGTTGAGGGTGCGCTGACTTTCGTATCCTAACAGTTTGAGGAGGTGGGTTGCGTTTTCGGCGAGGTTTCCGTCCGTGAAGTTGCTGAGTCCTCGCTGAATTTCCATTTTAAGAGGTGTTTCGTGCATCGTTCGTTTTCCCTTCAGGTTTATATCTGTTTAGTCTATACGAATTCTCACAGAGATGCAAGCGATAATTGTTTGAATCTACGAGTCCTTATTGTCTGGGATTCTCAATTGACTGCAACGGTCAGGATATGCTATAATTCTATGTTAGGAGCAGATAGATTTAAACCCTTGAGGTGTGCCTAAATGTGCAGTGCCAATTTTCTGAGACCCGTGTATTTGGCTTTTTATATTCTGTTTTTTGGGGTAGTGGGTCGGTTTACTGCTCTCGCGGAAGATGATGCTGCGCCTGTCCAATTGGAGAAGATTGTTGTAACGCCGGGTCGTTTTACGATTTACGATGGCGCGTCGGCGAAAATCTCCCTATCTAAGCAGGAAATTGAACGTTTTCCGCTCATTGATAACGATGTCATGCGGGCGGGTCATATTTTCCCGGGCGTGGCTTCGAGCGATTATAGCACACGCTTCAGTGTGCGAGGTGGAGAGAAGGACGATATCTCAGTTAGATTAGATGGTATGGAACTCTATAATCCGTATCATCTCCAAGACTTCGGTGGTGCAGTCTCACTGATAGGTTTAGGTCTCATTCAGAACACCAATTTGCTGATAGGTGGATTTCCTGCGGAATATGGAGAAAAGATGTCCGGTGTCTTTGACATCACGACGAGGACCCCAAACGCTGAGAAATTTTCCGCTAATTTTGGTGTAGACTTAATTAACGCAACCGCCACACTCGAAGGACCTCTATCCCAAAAAGGGAGTTGGCTTTTGTCAGCCCGCCGTGGGTATATTGATCTCATTCTCACGCTCATGGATATTGACGAGAACTATAAACCGCAATACGCTGACCTCTATAGCAAATTAACCTATCAAGTTACACCCACAGATACAATCACCTTAAATGGTTTATACGGTTGGGATACGAATCGGATTCGCGTGGACGATGTAGACAATAACTTAGATTCCCGATACGACAATTCGACAACATGGGCGAAGTGGCGGCATATTTTTGGGGATTCATATTGGACGGACCTTTTTGTTTTCGCTGGCACATCCAGTCAGGATAGAACGACAGGGAAAGCAGATATTGATAATCGCAATTTTGGATTCTTTGGGACGAAAGCAGAACTTACAGCAAATCTTTTTGACAAACACACCCTCCGCAGTGGTGCCACATGGCGTTGGTTGACTGCGCAGTATCAATATAATGTTCAGGAACGGCAGGCGGGTATAAACGTCTACACGCCAATTCTCGCGGATATTGACGATAAGGGGAATGAATTCAATCTATTTCTCCAAGATGAGTGGCAGCTCCATTCCAAACTTGCGCTCAATGTCGGGGGACATTACCTCTACCAACATTATCGAGAGGAAGGTATTCAGCGGTATGAAGTTGGTCCACGAGTCGCACTTGCTGTAAAACCAACGAAAAGTCTCGTTTTGCGGGGGGCATGGGGTATTTATCACCAACCCGTTCACCTGATGGGTATTCCTGTGGAAGATGGCATTGAAACGGTCGGACGCGCTGAGCAAGCCGTGCATTACATCCTCGGGGTTGAGTATACCCCCGTTGATAGCTTCTTGGTGCGTGTTGAAGGCTATTACAATACCTTCGATAATCTTGTTGGGCGAATTCGTGAGTTTGGAAGGCAGAATCAGATTTTTAATTCACCTGAGTCCGGAGATGCCAAAGGCGTTGATGTGTTCATGACCCATGTCGTATCAAATCGTTTGACGTGGACACTCGGCTACGCGTTTGGGATCGCAGAAGAGATCGCAAATGGAACAAAACGCTTCCGTCAACATGATCGGCGACATTCTTTCGCTGTTAGCAGTAATTATCAGTTCGCACCGACGTGGTATCTCTATCTGAGTTGGCGTTTCCATACAGGTGAACCGAGAACCCCTCTTATTCACAGGGAAATTAGGTTACCTGACGGCAGTATTGTCTGTGATCGGCAGTTTGGTGATATACACTCGGCACGGATGCCTGCTTACCACAGTCTCGATTTTCGCATTACAAAGCAGAGTCCTTATCGACGGTGGGAGTTGTCTTGGTATTTTCAAATATTGAACTTATATAACCAACCCAACCTGGACCAGTATGCGTTTAGTCAACTACGCGATGAAAATACAGATGCAGTTATCGGGTGTGCGATTGAAGAGGAACCTCTCTTCCCGATTGTCCCTACATTAGGGGTTACGGTAACCTTCTGACCACGAACGATTTGGGTGGCTAAGCTATTTTTGAATAAGAAATCTTCTAACCTTTGAAGAGAACTGAGAAATGTTTCATCATATCCAAAAAGCAGTAAAAAGGATCTGGCGACGGTATATCAGGAATATGCGAGATCGGAAATTGCCGAAGGTTGCGCCAAGCGTAGCAGAGGCGATTCTCCCCTTAGAGACGGACGCGTATGCTATTGCTCCGAATCAGCTTAAGGACATGATGAGCAGAGGTGCCCCCTTCGTTTTGTTGGATGTTCGGGAAGAATGGGAGTATCAAATGGTTCACCTTGAAGGGGCTGTATGGATTCCCTTCGGCGAGTTGCCAAGGCGCTGCAACGAAATTACCCCAGGGGTAGAGGTAGTCGTTTATTGCCACTGGGGCATGCGAAGCCTTGATGCAGCTTTTATTTTGCAACAACTCGGTTTCAAATCGGTGAAGAGTTTGATTGGTGGTATCGATCGGTGGGCACGCGAAGTAGATACACAAATGCCGCGGTATTAGTCGGCTTTAAAGTCTTGGCTTTGCAGACCGTATTTCTGCATCCGATGCTGAAGCTTACGTCGCGAAATCCCCAACAGTTTTGCGGCTTGAATCTGTGTCCCATTGCTTTTTGTTAGCGCACTACACACGTATTCCTTGATAATTTCGTCAAGGGAAACTCCCTCCTCCGGAATATCAAATTCAACGTCGGTGGTTGGCAGCGATGTGTCTAAAATCTCCGGTGGCAATTCATCTTTATCAATCACCTCATTTTCTGAGAGCACAAAAATACGACGGAGATAATTTTCTAATTGCCGGATGTTACCGGGCCAGTGATACCGTCTGAGCACAGATATCGCCTGTGGTGTAACCTGTTTAGGGAGTGCCTCTGCGTATTCGCTGCTGAACTTCTGGATGAGGAAATTCACAAGCAATGGAATGTCCTCTGGATGCTCTCGCAGCGGTGGAATATGGAGCGGGATAACGTTCAGGCGAAAATAGAGATCTTCGCGAAACGCGCTGTTTCGAACCGCTTGGATGAGATTTTTGTTCGTTGCAGCAATCACACAGACATCTACTTTAATGTTCTGAGTCCCACCGATTCGTCGTATCTCGCGCTCCTCTAAGATGTGCAATAGTTTACTCTGCGTTTGGATCGGCAGATCTCCGATTTCATCGAGAAAAAGGACTCCCTCGTTTGCGACTTCAAAAAGGCCTTTCTTTTGGTGTGATGCATCTGTAAACGCCCCCTTTTCATGTCCGAACAATTCACTCTCAATGAGGGTCTCAGGAATCGCCCCACAATTAATTGGGACGAACGGCTTATTTTTTCGGGGACCGTGTTTATGAAGGGCACGCGCGATGAGGCTTTTTCCAGAACCCGTTTCGCCTGTAATGAGAACTTGCGTAACACCACGGCGCAAAATCCGAGTCATGTTTCTGAAAAGATCCTGCATCTTCTCACTATCACCCACGATCTCATCAATCTGAATTTCTGGTGTTGCGTCATCGCTTTCTTCTTCAATGCTTCGGAGCGCCCCGCGAGTCTGTAACGCGTGTTTCACTTCCCGTTTCAGGACTTCAATTTGAATCGGTTTTTCAAGATAATAGAATGCGCCTTCGTGCGCAACAAGATTCACCGCGTCGTTGAGTTCTGCAAAGGCTGTCATGATAAGCACTGGCAGGTCCGGATCGGTCCGCTTTATTTCCCGAAGCAGATCTCTCCCCTCAAATCGGGAGGACATCCACATATCACTGATGACGAGGTCGAACATCTGTTTTTCCAAACTATCAAGTGCGGTTTTGC
This genomic interval from Candidatus Poribacteria bacterium contains the following:
- a CDS encoding tetratricopeptide repeat protein, whose product is MSQQLKVFITYSHKNTAEKDKLITGLALLKREGIISIWHDNEILPGDKWRDAIFNNLADSDLLLYLTSTYSLESENCNKELAAALNAEIRVIPIILENCDWLNHQLSDFQALPDKGNPINKWQPESDGWQNVVDGIRRVLKKIQIQAASSSKISEKELHAEMDFQHGNILFLLGQLDMAIGAYSNAINLNPLNARVYNNRGIIYGRKGDLDNAIADFSKAVQLKPDYATPYYGRGIVYTKKGDFDNAIRDYTEAIEHKTDFAEAYNNRGNAYVDKGEVDNAISDFTKAIKLKPNLAEVYHNRGRAYTVKNDYANAIKDFTKAIQLKPGYAEAYSVRGVNYAEKGEFEKAIKDYNKAIELNPKFAGAYNNRGIVYFNKGDFDKAIEDYTTAIQQDSQLARAYYLRGEAWLCQKEWDKAKTDFITAKRLGVDIIAVFHNSYKDVETYQKNRLVKLPEDLALLLTQRRRTRYPKTQKVLDADGNPIKSSNVVNLREQLRNVGPPLSEYIKAKPAFGINTAPTEVFVVNKTTRSELIAAHPSSTDILKPFLHGRDLRRWHVDTPQQWLIFTHRGIAIDDYPAILKYLEKHNESLEKRKGKQKWYELQVSLRDVERFAQPKLVCPNTYNHQTFAVDTAGYYYDKTAYLIPTEEKWLCGLLNSRTVEWFYSQVSKQLTIDPLRARSGYIQQIPIPDLTSIQKALIAKIVDYLIYLQQQPTTDSKDLAHARDAVMLGYFERIIDGLVYESYLPEDLHKGDKHFFQPLLEEQLPLCEEIQGDKMPALRDIFEMLYERTHPIRRNLFFVDSVKPVRVIQGKL
- a CDS encoding Eco57I restriction-modification methylase domain-containing protein, giving the protein MHETPLKMEIQRGLSNFTDGNLAENATHLLKLLGYESQRTLNRSSNTVKAFLEDFDTHRRMNRENTLLHEWQTVDFLFQLTADEIRQHTQETIIFHENRGVDETIYYSYLFLAIKLKADTYSRTALATITREINKLYTMPALLIFQHGRTLTFAIINRRPSQRDSDRDVLEKVTLIKDIDVVNPHRAHLDILAELSLDGLYQQHGFTNFLELHQAWQKTLDTSELNRRFFKEIADWYFWAVGKVAFPPDAGESVGAVSNRDVHNATCIIRLITRLIFVWFLKEQNLVPNVLFDETDIAELLTSVETQESTYYKAILQNLFFATLNQEMNTPEKPNTRKFRGEGRQHYNITSLYRYKRYFTDPDVALRLFETIPFLNGGLFECLDKPAPDDAKMILRVDGFSDREDNPLHVPNELFFSEPQAVNLNAVYDTKNSRYTVRGLIHILNRYKFTIAENTPIEEEVALDPELLGQVFENLLAAYNPETGTTARKQTGSFYTPREIVNYMVDESLIAYLKNAVCSRETIHCPSETKLRHLLSYNDEPHQFTDTEVEHLINAIDTLKILDPACGSGAFPMGILHKLVFLLGKLDPRNAQWRQRQIDRVEKTIATAEKIDDSVIRESTIDELEGEIESINEAFERNALDYGRKLYLIENCIYGVDIQPIATQIAKLRFFISLIVEQEVDNTRENRGVRPLPNLETKFVAANSLLDVEKPTQLLLRNPEIDTKEKALEEVRRRHFTARTPRTKDRYRNRDTELRAEISALLQSDGFPSETTEKIANWDPYDQNATADFFDPEWMFGITDGFDVVIGNPPYVRQEKIKALKPILKKRYTCYTGAADLYVYFYERGLQLLNANGTHTFICSNSWLDVNYGAPLQKYLLDNTAGAVICYSEAEREFESADINTIVSILYNGTPDADSHIRFLTFKTFIGDPNVENRRERMPTYPELAQAGMRDNRYTGDKWGGKYLRAPGIYWTILEKGKDKLVRLSDVAEVRRGFTTGANEFFYLDAERVQAWGIEDEFLKPIIKSPRECKSIRVDPSQLQFKLFMCHADKAALSGTAVLAYIEWGESQGYHRRPSCRVRTRWWDLGERQIPLLSFNYLISSTARTLYAQDGCYTSDNFQEIHTDSDLILPLCASLNSSLFQLMVNIAGRSNFGGGLLKIQTYEVSELLCLDPKTFAFENKEIFTSVAWEMLDPSDHRRALDAIIFDTLNLTQGERDGVYEAVVNLVESRLRKARSLKGK
- a CDS encoding TonB-dependent receptor: MCSANFLRPVYLAFYILFFGVVGRFTALAEDDAAPVQLEKIVVTPGRFTIYDGASAKISLSKQEIERFPLIDNDVMRAGHIFPGVASSDYSTRFSVRGGEKDDISVRLDGMELYNPYHLQDFGGAVSLIGLGLIQNTNLLIGGFPAEYGEKMSGVFDITTRTPNAEKFSANFGVDLINATATLEGPLSQKGSWLLSARRGYIDLILTLMDIDENYKPQYADLYSKLTYQVTPTDTITLNGLYGWDTNRIRVDDVDNNLDSRYDNSTTWAKWRHIFGDSYWTDLFVFAGTSSQDRTTGKADIDNRNFGFFGTKAELTANLFDKHTLRSGATWRWLTAQYQYNVQERQAGINVYTPILADIDDKGNEFNLFLQDEWQLHSKLALNVGGHYLYQHYREEGIQRYEVGPRVALAVKPTKSLVLRGAWGIYHQPVHLMGIPVEDGIETVGRAEQAVHYILGVEYTPVDSFLVRVEGYYNTFDNLVGRIREFGRQNQIFNSPESGDAKGVDVFMTHVVSNRLTWTLGYAFGIAEEIANGTKRFRQHDRRHSFAVSSNYQFAPTWYLYLSWRFHTGEPRTPLIHREIRLPDGSIVCDRQFGDIHSARMPAYHSLDFRITKQSPYRRWELSWYFQILNLYNQPNLDQYAFSQLRDENTDAVIGCAIEEEPLFPIVPTLGVTVTF
- a CDS encoding sigma-54-dependent Fis family transcriptional regulator, with amino-acid sequence MASILIVDDDQAQLTILQRILKREGYTVETVGDSKTALDSLEKQMFDLVISDMWMSSRFEGRDLLREIKRTDPDLPVLIMTAFAELNDAVNLVAHEGAFYYLEKPIQIEVLKREVKHALQTRGALRSIEEESDDATPEIQIDEIVGDSEKMQDLFRNMTRILRRGVTQVLITGETGSGKSLIARALHKHGPRKNKPFVPINCGAIPETLIESELFGHEKGAFTDASHQKKGLFEVANEGVLFLDEIGDLPIQTQSKLLHILEEREIRRIGGTQNIKVDVCVIAATNKNLIQAVRNSAFREDLYFRLNVIPLHIPPLREHPEDIPLLVNFLIQKFSSEYAEALPKQVTPQAISVLRRYHWPGNIRQLENYLRRIFVLSENEVIDKDELPPEILDTSLPTTDVEFDIPEEGVSLDEIIKEYVCSALTKSNGTQIQAAKLLGISRRKLQHRMQKYGLQSQDFKAD